A genomic window from Solanum stenotomum isolate F172 chromosome 10, ASM1918654v1, whole genome shotgun sequence includes:
- the LOC125841767 gene encoding uncharacterized protein LOC125841767, with amino-acid sequence MASDRHIAIHEDERAGAEIAYGAEDCYSFIVKLSQYSGFPKGMLPLKYLEEFGYVSKTGFIWMKQKAPYQHYFSSIKMFVSYAKEITAYVERGKMKKISGVKSKQLLLWLPTIEMSINEDQKKIYFKTLMGIGMSYPIIDFMTDEDKEEAKYSSA; translated from the exons atggCTAGTGATCGGCACATAGCTATTCATGAAGATGAACGCGCAGGAGCAGAAATTGCATATGGAGCCGAAGACTGCTACTCTTTTATTGTAAAGCTCTCGCAATACTCAGGATTTCCTAAAGGAATGCTACCACTTAAATACCTTGAAGAATTTGGTTATGTTAGCAAGACTGGATTCATATGGATGAAACAAAAAGCCCCCTACCaacattatttttcttcaattaaaaTGTTCGTTAGCTACGCAAAGGAGATTACTGCATACGTCGAGAGAG gtaagatgaaaaaaataagtggTGTTAAGAGTAAACAACTACTTCTTTGGTTGCCTACAATTGAAATGAGCATTAATGAAGATCAAAAGAAGATTTATTTTAAAACTCTTATGGGAATTGGAATGTCTTATCCCATTATTGATTTTATGACTGATGAGGACAAGGAAGAAGCTAAGTATAGTAGTGCATAA